TTTCTCCTGTTGTGAGGGATTTATGCAAGAAGCACAACTTGCCTTATAGAAGTTTGTCCTTCTGGGCGGCCAATGCATCCACCATCAGGACCCTAAAGTCAGCGGCGCAGGAGGCTCGTGACTTGACCAGCCCTGTCCCTAAGAACTTGGTGTGGGAGGCTGTTAATACTCATGGCTGAGGCTACTAacatctttttcctttttcctttttctttgtaatattttatcTTGCTATTTCCATAAAATTTCATGGTTTGACTTTTGAGGCCATTAGGATAATTgttatttccaaattttatattatatctcACATACTATGGTTGAATTTAAGAttcagatttttgttttttgtaatattgtttgattttatttccttCGGCACAGGGTGTTAAACAATGCTTGATAttaatttcttcattttgttggaatttaatagaaataaatattaCTTTTGTAGTATATACCTCTGTCTACCAGATGTGTAGATTCTTTATAGGAAATCATATAAATATCGATGGTTAGGTTAGTTGGTATCCTCTTTTAACAGTATTTCTTGTGATCTTTCCATTAAATTGTATATTAAGATTGATATCTCCTATCAAGTATTTCCTTTTCCTCCCCCAATTCTTTCCTTATTATATCTCCATCGGATGTATGATAGCATTGGCTTCACCTCCAATCCTGTTTACCTCCATATGTTAAGGGAAGCTTCCTCTTCCGAAGTATTTCCCTAAGTTAGTTGAGACTTGTGACAGCATTGCCTTCACATTCTCCCCTGTTTGTATAGTAACTTCCATACGTTAGGTAAGTTGTTCCGCTAATAGTATGATCAGAAGAATGTGGAAGCCAATGTTGTCATACATACTAAGAAGATACAAAACAATTCTCAACTTGCATTTGGAATAAACTTAGGGAAAGAATTGGGAGGAGGAGGCTTCCCTTTACGTACAAACAGGGGAGGAGGTGAAGATATTGCTAATATACTTCTGGAAgagatatataaaataagtatCAAGTCAACTTTGGAAAAACTTAGGGAAAAAAGTAGGAGGAGGAAGCTTCCCTTATAGTCTTAGGGAAAAAATTGGGAGGAGGAAGCTTCCCTTAACGCATGGACCATAATCTTTATGAACATAACAAGTTATGTAAGAATAACGACTTTTAACTAACCACGACTTCTCCCTCATGCAGAATCTGGATGTATTACTTAAGAAATTCCCAAAAAATCATTATCTGTTAATTTCAGTTCAAATTCAGTGAAAAACCTTTTTATTGCAGTACACTATACACCCTaaggaaattttgattttgaagtccATTTTATGATACATCTTTCTCTTAAGCCATTCAAAAATATCTTCCAACTATACACTTGGCATTCTAGATAGatctaatattactatttttgtgtgtattctaataagtattactgtttactaaaaaaaaaaaaaggatgtttATTCCACATTGGTTATGTGTGTCTAGTGTTCGCTGTTTATAACCCTAGTCTACAACTACATAGGTTAGgccttttgtagttgtactatcattatataatgtattataaatccAGTTTAAAActctaatattactattttcttatgtattctaataagtattactgtttattaaaaaaaaaaaaaaaactattgttattattattatttcaaataaaaataatttcttacatAGCTTGTTGTGTTCATGAAGTCCATACATTAAGGGAAGATTCCTCCTCTCAATTCTTTCCCTAAATTATTCCAAAGTTAAGTTGAGACTTGTTTCATATCAGGATGTATGACAGCAATGGCTTCACTTCCTCCCGTTTGTACAATCACCTCCATGTATTAAGGGAAGCTTCCTCCTCCCAATTTTTTTCCAAAGGTGAGCTGAGACTTGTTTTGTTATCTCCTTAGAATGTATGACAACATTAGTTTCCACCCCTCTCTTGATAGTATAATCACCCGCATCCTTTATTAATAGTGTGAGATTGTATAAAAACTCATGTTTGTGCAAAATTCATTATCTAAATCACAATGAacagcttttatatatatatatatatatatatgtatgtatgtatgtatgtatatatatgagaaaGTGTATGCCACAGAGGCTTTGTTCCTTCACGATAtaataattgtttaaaaaaaacctttccTTTCCTAGTACAAATTTAGGATTTGTagcattaatattaattaaatattgtaaGTTATTATTTTATGTACATCAACAGATGCCATTTTGACTCTCTTATTGCCATCTCTTGTTTGCTCCGTCTtatcttaaaaattaatttgataataggAACATCAATTTGATAACATATCATGATAAACTGTTCTTTTATTAGTCTTATGTTGtcaactactaaaaaaaaaaaccttgtttcatcagcaaaaaaaatatcagCCTGCAGAGGGATTGTGTTGAATATGCAACTGAACTTCTcaaatatatgattttgaatttttttttttttttttaatccatcagttaaatgttattttttcaatttacattcatatgaaataatttaaattttttatatggaGCATTATGTAAACTGTATTTGATCATTCGAGTATAAAACTATAATTATGATAACTTGGTAGTCATAGTAAATAAAGTTTTGGAAAATGAAGGGTGTTAATGAAGCATGTCATCAAGACTGCAAGAAAAACCAAAGGGAAGGAGGGTACATGTACCAAAAACACACAATTCTCCCAAgttttttatacataatatttataaatcataCATCCATACAGAACACTAATGGAAGAGACATAAACCCTCCATCTTGGAAGTTACTTAAATAGGAATCTCAAATAGTGATCTTGATATTTAGACATGGCTCTTGATGGCAGAACTGTATCCAGATTGATCGTCGTAATACTTGAACCATAGCATAACACCTCCATACTTGTGAGAATTTTTAATCGCTGGAAGCAATTGAGAAGTGAGATCAACTACAGGAATGAAGCCACTTCCATCTGCTGCAGGAGCAGCAGGTAGCCCTAAGAAAATCTTGGTAGCAGGGATATCTGAAGTGCACTGCTTCCATGCTTCTTCGAGATTGCTAATACTACCAGGAGTGTACTGGCAAGGAGGGTTATTGTAGAATTGGACCCAGATATAGTCAAACAAACCTGTCTCAAGGGCACCTCCAACCCAAGCATCTGGAAAAGGACACTGCGGAGCCGCAGTTAAGTACACCTTCTTATTCATATTACTGTATCCAGATAGGTATCTTGCCAAGTCATCCCAATGTTTGTTGGAGCCTCCTTCAATATCAAAGTCAATTCCATCCAGAACAGCATCACCAAGTGGGCGAGAGGAGGATTGTCCCCACAAGAAGTTATTCCAAAGATAAGTAGCAACTTGTCTAGCATCCTCAGAAGAGGTAAGGGAGTAACTCCCTGCCCCTCCTCCAATTGAAAGAATAACCTTAATGCCTTTGGCTTGACATGATTTTATGTCAGAGCTTAAGCTAGTGCAGCCATTGCTGTATGGATCACAATGGCCAGCAAGGTTAATCATAGGAGTCTGACCATTTCCAAAGGTGGGTAGAAAAGCTATATTCACAAATTCATAGTTTCCTGTGGCACAAGTCTCTGCCAAAGTGCCTTCATTCCCATTTTGACCCCAATACATAGCTATTCCACCAGCATTGGAACCCATTGCCAATGCTAGCATTACTAAGCAGAGCAAAGCTACTGAAATTGGTGACTTGAATGCCATTTTGAAGTTGTATAGAGTTTTTAGTTAGCATTGTTTATATTTTGCTCCACTATGCAGAGTGAGTAATGCATGCTTATTATAGGTGATTGATGGCCTAATAACGATAATTAAGGAATGCGTGGCTAAAGGGTTACTTTAATTTCACATCATTTTATTTTCCCTAATCTTAATAATCTTTATTACACGTACACGGAGTTGTAG
This genomic stretch from Quercus robur chromosome 4, dhQueRobu3.1, whole genome shotgun sequence harbors:
- the LOC126721210 gene encoding acidic endochitinase-like translates to MAFKSPISVALLCLVMLALAMGSNAGGIAMYWGQNGNEGTLAETCATGNYEFVNIAFLPTFGNGQTPMINLAGHCDPYSNGCTSLSSDIKSCQAKGIKVILSIGGGAGSYSLTSSEDARQVATYLWNNFLWGQSSSRPLGDAVLDGIDFDIEGGSNKHWDDLARYLSGYSNMNKKVYLTAAPQCPFPDAWVGGALETGLFDYIWVQFYNNPPCQYTPGSISNLEEAWKQCTSDIPATKIFLGLPAAPAADGSGFIPVVDLTSQLLPAIKNSHKYGGVMLWFKYYDDQSGYSSAIKSHV